The Entelurus aequoreus isolate RoL-2023_Sb linkage group LG23, RoL_Eaeq_v1.1, whole genome shotgun sequence genome has a window encoding:
- the LOC133640490 gene encoding pro-opiomelanocortin-like has protein sequence MVPPCWVSIALMVCISTPVFGSECSICKNLSNKGRILDCIELCRSASQTERPDLSTLVVNVSDDNQLLPNSSRDRTKHKTPASKASKDKRRSYLIEHFRWSKPSRNKSQEARLVTKGNKRSSYSMEHFRWGKPPRNMTPGLKLGHKGSKRSPYAMEHFRWGKPSGRKRRPVKIFAFPVKEPPVSSEVVFLPQSRRHLNNKDDDLNPNQVQASETKTGSPLQRGSPLAATDINEEKPQEVLADIFRDILLKDVERIVG, from the exons ATGGTGCCTCCATGTTGGGTCTCCATAGCACTGATGGTGTGCATTTCCACCCCGGTGTTTGGCTCAGAGTGCTCCATCTGCAAAAACCTCAGCAACAAGGGGAGGATACTG GATTGCATTGAGCTTTGCAGGTCGGCCAGCCAAACCGAGCGTCCAGATCTAAGCACTTTGGTTGTCAACGTCAGCGATGATAACCAGCTCTTACCCAACTCCTCCCGGGACAGGACCAAACACAAGACGCCCGCGTCGAAGGCCAGCAAGGACAAGCGGCGCTCTTACTTGATCGAGCACTTCCGTTGGAGTAAACCCTCCAGGAACAAGTCGCAGGAAGCCAGGCTGGTCACTAAAGGCAACAAACGGAGCTCTTATTCCATGGAGCACTTTCGCTGGGGGAAACCGCCCAGGAACATGACACCCGGACTAAAGCTGGGACACAAAGGGTCCAAGAGAAGCCCCTATGCCATGGAGCATTTCCGCTGGGGGAAACCCTCCGGCCGCAAACGCAGACCCGTCAAGATCTTTGCCTTCCCCGTGAAGGAGCCGCCGGTCTCTTCCGAGGTGGTTTTCCTCCCTCAGTCTCGCAGACATCTGAACAATAAGGATGATGATTTAAACCCCAATCAGGTCCAGGCTTCGGAAACAAAGACAGGCTCGCCACTTCAAAGGGGAAGTCCGCTCGCCGCTACCGATATAAACGAGGAGAAACCTCAGGAGGTGCTGGCCGACATCTTCAGGGACATTCTTCTAAAAGATGTGGAGAGAATAGTCGGTTGA